One window from the genome of Eucalyptus grandis isolate ANBG69807.140 chromosome 7, ASM1654582v1, whole genome shotgun sequence encodes:
- the LOC104452437 gene encoding LOW QUALITY PROTEIN: probable leucine-rich repeat receptor-like protein kinase At5g49770 (The sequence of the model RefSeq protein was modified relative to this genomic sequence to represent the inferred CDS: inserted 2 bases in 1 codon): MGVRVLVILLVFSLESPLEMQLQILMILLAHTPPNWVGTDPCGNGWDGIGCTNSRITSITLSSMGLTGSLPGDIVQLSELRILDLSYNRGLTGSLPAQIGNLMKLTNLILVGCGFSGQIPDSIGSLQNLVFLSLNSNEFSGLIPPTIGNLSRLYWLDLADNQLTGSIPVSNGSNPGLDMLLHTKHFHFGQNQLSGTIPSQLFSSEMSLIHVLFDNNQLAGSIPSTLGLVQSLEVVRFDTNFLSSAVPGNLNNLTSVQELLLSNNRLTGPFPNLTGMNALNYLDLSNNSFDATDFPTWIPTLQSLTTLMLEHTQVRGAIPVILFSIFSLQSVVLKNNNLNGTLDIGTSHSNQLQLIDLQINLIDSFKQSTGVYSVAVILVDNPICQETGAIGQSYCTIPQTNTTLYSTPPNSCIPPLCNSNQTSSPNCKCSYPYTGTLAFRAPSFSGLGNSTYFENLASSMINSFQSYQLPVDSISLSDPRKDSYNYLRLNLAVFPSEGVHFNRTGINSVGFVLSNQTYQPSALFGPFYFIGDQYMNFDVPTPSTKSSNIGVIVGAAAGGFVLLSLLALAGFXCFSSKKRAEKATEQSNPFVNWDPNESGGGIPQLQGARWFSLEELKKYTNNFSEANEIGSGGYGKVYKGTLPTGNLVAIKRAQQGSMQGGVEFKNEIELLSRVHHKNLVSLVGFCLEQGEKLLVYEFLPNGTLKESLSGKSGIRLDWARRLKVAIGAARGLAYLHELANPPIIHRDIKSTNILLDDHLNAKVADFGLSKPMGDGERGHVTTQVKGTMGYLDPEYYMTQQLTEKSDVYGFGVLMLELLTARRPIERGRYIVREVRMLMNKDKDLYNLQGILDPAIGLGTSLKGLERFVELAIRCVEESGADRPTMGEVVKEIENIMVFAGLNPKAESATTSASYEEASKGYAAHPYGNEDFSQYSGGFPPSRIEPQ; this comes from the exons ATGGGTGTGCGAGTTCTGGTGATTCTGCTAGTTTTCTCCTTGGAGAGTCCATTGGAGATGCAGCTACAAATCCTTATGATT TTATTGGCACATACACCACCCAACTGGGTGGGGACTGATCCTTGTGGCAATGGTTGGGATGGGATTGGCTGCACCAATTCTCGCATTACTTCCAT AACATTGTCGAGCATGGGTTTGACAGGTTCGCTTCCAGGAGACATTGTACAATTATCTGAATTACGGATTCT GGACCTATCTTACAACAGGGGCCTAACTGGATCTCTTCCTGCACAAATTGGAAACTTGATGAAGCTCACGAACTT AATCCTGGTGGGTTGTGGATTTTCTGGTCAAATACCAGATTCCATTGGATCTCTGCAGAACCTGGTGTTTCT ATCTCTAAATTCAAATGAATTCAGTGGGCTGATTCCCCCTACCATTGGTAACCTTTCTAGGCTCTACTGGCTGGATCTAGCTGACAATCAGCTAACTGGATCTATTCCAGTGTCAAATGGAAGCAATCCTGGCCTTGATATGCTACTTCACACAAAGCACTT TCATTTTGGGCAGAACCAACTCTCTGGCACAATTCCTTCCCAATTATTCAGTTCTGAGATGAGTCTTATCCATGT GCTTTTTGACAACAATCAGCTCGCAGGTAGCATCCCTTCCACTCTTGGACTGGTGCAGAGTTTGGAAGTTGT ACGCTTTGATACGAACTTTTTAAGTAGTGCAGTCCCTGGAAATCTCAACAATCTTACATCTGTTCAAGAACT TCTTCTTTCCAACAACAGGCTAACTGGTCCGTTTCCCAACCTTACTGGCATGAACGCCCTCAACTACCT GGACTTGAGCAATAATAGTTTTGATGCGACAGATTTCCCTACATGGATTCCAACATTACAGTCTTTGACAACATT AATGCTGGAACACACGCAAGTTCGAGGAGCCATACCCGTAATCCTCTTCAGCATTTTCAGTTTGCAAAGTGT GGTCTTAAAAAACAACAATTTGAATGGAACCTTGGATATAGGCACCAGCCATAGCAATCAATTGCAACTCATTGATTTGCAGATCAATCTTATTGATAGCTTCAAGCAGAGTACTGGAGTTTACAGTGTCGCAGTGAT ACTTGTTGATAACCCGATTTGTCAAGAAACAGGAGCAATTGGGCAAAGTTACTGTACCATTCCACAAACCAACACCACCTTATACTCAACACCGCCTAATAGTTGCATCCCACCCCTTTGCAATTCAAATCAGACATCCAGCCCCAACTGTAAATGCAGCTATCCTTACACAGGAACTTTAGCCTTCAGAGCTCCTTCTTTCTCAGGTTTAGGAAACTCGACTTATTTCGAGAACCTTGCAAGCTCTATGATAAATTCTTTTCAGTCCTATCAACTTCCAGTAGATTCCATCTCGCTGAGTGATCCACGTAAGGATTCATATAATTACCTTAGACTGAATCTGGCGGTCTTCCCATCCGAGGGGGTTCATTTCAATCGGACTGGCATAAACAGTGTTGGCTTTGTGCTCAGTAATCAGACTTACCAGCCTTCAGCATTATTTGGGCCTTTCTATTTCATCGGCGATCAGTACATGAACTTTGATG TACCAACTCCATCCACAAAATCGTCAAACATCGGAGTTATCGTTGGTGCAGCAGCTGGTGGTTTTGTTCTCCTCTCGCTATTGGCTCTTGCGGGGTT ATGCTTTTCGTCAAAGAAAAGAGCAGAAAAGGCTACAGAGCAAAGCAACCCCTTTG TAAACTGGGACCCAAATGAGAGTGGCGGCGGCATCCCCCAACTCCAAGGAGCAAGATGGTTTTCTCTTGAAGAGCTAAAGAAATACACCAACAACTTCTCAGAAGCCAACGAAATTGGATCTGGCGGCTATGGAAAG GTCTACAAGGGTACTCTTCCCACTGGAAATCTTGTCGCCATAAAACGAGCACAGCAGGGATCTATGCAGGGTGGAGTCGAGTTCAAAAATGAGATTGAGCTTCTATCGAGAGTCCATCACAAGAATCTTGTCAGCCTTGTCGGTTTTTGTCTTGAGCAAGGAGAAAAATTGCTAGTGTACGAGTTCCTTCCAAATGGTACCCTCAAAGAGAGTCTCTCAG GAAAGTCGGGGATCAGGTTGGATTGGGCAAGAAGACTCAAAGTAGCCATTGGTGCAGCCCGAGGTCTGGCTTATCTTCATGAGCTTGCTAATCCTCCGATCATACATAGGGACATAAAATCAACCAACATCCTATTGGATGATCACTTGAATGCGAAGGTTGCTGATTTTGGTCTCTCCAAGCCCATGGGAGATGGTGAAAGGGGTCATGTCACCACTCAAGTAAAAGGAACAATG GGCTACTTGGATCCTGAATACTACATGACGCAGCAGCTGACTGAGAAGAGCGATGTCTATGGCTTCGGAGTATTGATGCTGGAACTCCTTACAGCCAGAAGGCCAATAGAGCGGGGCAGATATATTGTGAGAGAAGTGAGGATGCTCATGAATAAGGACAAAGATTTGTACAATCTGCAGGGGATTCTCGACCCTGCCATTGGTTTGGGCACGTCTTTGAAGGGTCTCGAGAGGTTTGTGGAGTTAGCAATTAGATGTGTGGAAGAATCAGGAGCAGACAGGCCAACCATGGGAGAGGTGGTGAAGGAAATCGAGAACATCATGGTTTTCGCGGGTTTGAATCCAAAGGCCGAATCGGCGACCACTTCAGCCAGTTATGAGGAGGCGAGTAAGGGGTATGCTGCACATCCCTACGGCAATGAAGACTTCTCACAGTATAGTGGGGGCTTCCCACCTTCGAGGATCGAACCCCAGTAG
- the LOC120295355 gene encoding probable leucine-rich repeat receptor-like protein kinase At5g49770: MILKFCLALISCLCLLILRTGLTLCQHCEIFVCLQNHQAVLKTGQLINFVVAVAGLQGTLPTGTLVAIKRAQQGSMQGGFEFKNEIELLSRVHHKNLVTLVGFCFEQSEQLLVYEFLPNGTLKESLSGKSGIRLDWARRLKVSIGAARGLAYLHELANPPIIHRDIKSTNILLDDHLNAKVADFGLSKLVGEDERGHVTTQVKGTMGYLDPEYYMTQQLTEKSDVYGFGVLMLELLTARRPIEQGRYIVREVRVLMNKDKDLYNLQGILDPAIGLGTSLKGLERFVELAMRCVEESGADRPTMGEVVKEIENIMVFEGLNPKAESATASASYEEASKGYSTHPYSNEDFLEYSGGFPPSRIEPQ; this comes from the exons ATGATTCTAAAATTTTGCCTAGCCTTAATTTCCTGTTTATGTCTCTTAATTCTGAGAACTGGATTGACACTGTGCCAGcattgtgaaatttttgtttgTCTTCAGAATCATCAGGCTGTCCTGAAAACTGGCCAACTTATAAATTTTGTTGTTGCTGTGGCAGGTCTACAGGGTACTCTGCCCACTGGAACTCTAGTTGCCATAAAACGAGCACAGCAGGGATCTATGCAGGGTGGGTTCGAGTTCAAAAACGAGATTGAGCTTCTATCAAGAGTCCATCATAAGAATCTTGTCACCCTTGTCGGATTTTGTTTTGAGCAAAGTGAACAATTGCTAGTGTACGAGTTCCTTCCAAATGGTACCCTCAAAGAGAGTCTCTCAG GAAAGTCAGGAATAAGGTTGGATTGGGCAAGAAGACTCAAAGTATCCATTGGTGCAGCCCGAGGTCTGGCTTATCTTCATGAGCTTGCTAATCCTCCGATCATACATAGGGACATAAAATCAACCAACATCCTATTGGATGATCacttgaatgcaaaagttgctGATTTTGGTCTCTCCAAGCTCGTGGGAGAAGATGAAAGGGGTCATGTCACCACTCAAGTCAAAGGAACAATG GGCTACTTGGATCCTGAATACTACATGACGCAGCAGCTGACTGAGAAGAGCGATGTCTATGGCTTCGGAGTATTGATGCTGGAACTCCTTACAGCCAGAAGGCCAATAGAGCAGGGCAGATATATTGTGAGAGAAGTGAGGGTGCTCATGAATAAGGACAAAGATTTGTACAATCTGCAGGGGATTCTCGACCCAGCCATTGGTCTGGGCACGTCTTTGAAGGGTCTCGAGAGGTTTGTGGAGTTAGCAATGAGATGTGTGGAAGAATCAGGAGCAGACAGGCCAACCATGGGAGAGGTGGTGAAGGAAATCGAGAACATCATGGTtttcgagggtttgaatccAAAGGCCGAATCCGCAACCGCTTCAGCCAGTTATGAAGAGGCGAGTAAGGGGTATTCCACACATCCCTACAGCAACGAGGACTTCTTAGAGTATAGTGGGGGCTTCCCACCTTCAAGGATCGAACCCCAGTAG